A stretch of Triticum aestivum cultivar Chinese Spring chromosome 1D, IWGSC CS RefSeq v2.1, whole genome shotgun sequence DNA encodes these proteins:
- the LOC123180881 gene encoding phospholipid-transporting ATPase 3 isoform X3, with translation MEKTAGWRYCEEQIKQDSYFPADLLFLSSTNADGVCYIETANLDGETNLKIRKALEKTWDYVLPEKASEFKGEIQCEQPNNSLYTFTGNLIVDKQTIPISPNQILLRGCSLRNTEYIVAVVIFTGHETKVMMNSMNVPSKRSTLEKKLDKLILALFATLFTMCVIGAIGSGVFINEKYFYLGLRGRVEDQFNPKNRLVVTILTMFTLITLYSTIIPISLYVSIEMIKFIQCAQFINNDLNMYHAESNTPALARTSNLNEELGQVEYIFSDKTGTLTRNLMEFFKCSIGGEIYGTGITEIEKGGAERAGVRIDDDEDKRSATAVHEKGFNFDDTRIMRGAWRNEPNPEACMEFFRCLAICHTVLPEGEETPEKITYQAASPDEAALVAAAKNFGFFFYRRTPTTVMVRESHVDRMGSMQDVAYEILNVLEFNSTRKRQSVVCRFPNGKLVLYCKGADNVIYERLADGNYDIKKTSREHLEQFGSAGLRTLCLAYRDLSMDQYKSWNEKFVQAKSSLRDRDKKLDEVAELIEKDLILIGCTAIEDKLQEGVPACIETLSAAGIKIWVLTGDKMETAINIAYACSLVNNDTKQFIISSETDTIREAEDRGDPVEIARVIKESVKQSLRSYLEEARRSLSNTPERKLAFIIDGRCLMYALDPALRVNLLGLSLICHSVVCCRVSPLQKAQVTSLVRKGARKITLSIGDGANDVSMIQAAHVGIGISGQEGMQAVMASDFAIAQFRYLTDLLLVHGRWSYLRLCKVITYFFYKNLTFTLTQFWFTFQTGFSGQRFYDDWFQSLYNVIFTALPVIMVGLFDKDVSASLSKKYPQLYQEGIRNTFFKWKVIAVWGFFAFYQSIVFYYFTAAASQHGHGSSGKILGQWDVSTMAFTCVVVTVNLRLLMSCNSITRWHYFSVAGSIAAWFLFIFIYSAIMTSFDRQENVYFVIYVLMSTFFFYLTLILVPVIALFGDFLYLSLQRWLFPYDYQVVQEMHKDDPHEYSMIRLPERSHLSPEEARSYAISMLPRENSKHTGFAFDSPGYESFFASQQGVCVPHKPWDVARRASMKQQRQQPQRTGRS, from the exons ATGGAAAAGACTGCAGGTTGGAGATATTGTGAGG AGCAGATCAAGCAAGACAGTTATTTCCCTGCTGATTTGCTCTTCCTATCGAGTACGAATGCTGATGGTGTCTGCTATATAGAG acaGCAAATCTTGATGGGGAAACCAACCTGAAAATAAGGAAGGCTTTGGAGAAAACTTGGGACTATGTTCTTCCTGAAAAGGCTTCGGAATTCAAAG GTGAAATACAGTGTGAACAGCCAAACAATTCGCTTTACACATTTACCGGTAATCTTATTGTGGACAAGCAAACCATACCAATTTCACCAAACCAAATACTTCTAAGG GGATGCAGCCTTCGTAATACCGAGTACATTGTTGCGGTTGTTATATTCACGGGCCACGAGACGAAA GTTATGATGAACTCAATGAATGTTCCTTCTAAAAGAAGCACATTGGAGAAAAAGCTAGACAAGCTTATTCTAGCTCTATTTGCAACCCTCTTTACGATGTGTGTCATTGGTGCTATTGGAAG TGGTGTGTTCATTAATGAGAAATACTTCTATCTTGGATTGCGTGGGCGTGTCGAGGACCAGTTTAATCCCAAGAACAGACTTgtg GTGACCATTTTAACCATGTTTACTCTAATAACTCTGTACTCAACGATCATCCCCATATCTCTTTACGTGTCCATTGAG ATGATCAAATTCATTCAGTGCGCACAGTTTATTAACAATGATCTGAATATGTATCATGCTGAGAGCAACACCccagctttggcccgtacttctaaTCTGAATGAGGAACTTGGGCAG GTTGAGTATATATTTTCTGACAAAACTGGAACACTTACAAGAAACTTGATGGAATTCTTTAAATGTTCAATTGGCGGGGAAATATATGGAACTGGCATTACAGAGATTGAGAAGGGAGGAGCTGAGCGAGCTGGAGTCAGAATTGATGATGATGAG GATAAAAGATCAGCCACTGCAGTTCATGAGAAAGGATTCAACTTCGACGACACTAGAATAATGCGTGGTGCATGGAGAAATGAACCTAATCCTGAGGCCTGCATG GAATTCTTCAGATGCCTGGCAATCTGTCATACGGTTCTTCCTGAGGGCGAGGAGACACCGGAAAAGATCACTTATCAAGCTGCCTCTCCTGATGAGGCCGCACTTGTGGCTGCAGCAAAGAATTTCGGTTTCTTTTTTTATAG ACGTACGCCGACCACAGTAATGGTTCGTGAATCACATGTTGATAGGATGGGTAGTATGCAAGACGTTGCCTATGAAATTCTGAATGTTTTGGAATTTAACAG TACAAGGAAGCGCCAATCTGTGGTTTGCCGCTTTCCAAATGGAAAACTTGTTCTCTACTGCAAG GGTGCTGATAATGTCATCTATGAACGTTTAGCTGATGGAAATTATGACATTAAAAAGACAAGCAGAGAACATCTAGAGCAATTTGGATCTGCTGGCTTGCGTACACTTTGCCTTGCTTATCGAGATCTCAGCATGGACCAATACAAAAGCTGGAATGAGAAGTTCGTGCAAGCTAAATCTTCTTTACGTGACCGCGATAAGAAGCTTGATGAG GTGGCTGAATTGATTGAGAAGGACCTTATATTGATAGGTTGCACTGCTATTGAAGACAAACTGCAAGAAGGGGTGCCAGCCTGCATCGAAACTCTTTCTGCAGCTGGCATAAAAATTTGGGTGCTAACTGGAGATAAAATGGAAACAGCAATTAATATAGCATACG CATGCAGCCTGGTGAACAACGACAcgaaacagttcatcatcagttcAGAGACAGACACAATTAGAGAGGCTGAGGACAGG GGTGACCCTGTGGAAATTGCGCGAGTTATCAAAGAGTCGGTAAAACAGAGTCTAAGAAGTTACCTCGAGGAAGCCCGCCGTTCTCTAAGTAACACACCGGAACGAAAGTTGGCTTTCATTATTGATGGAAGATGCTTGATGTATGCTCTAGACCCAGCTCTGCGTGTGAATCTTCTTGGTTTGAGTTTAATTTGTCACTCAGTTGTATGTTGTCGAGTTTCTCCACTGCAAAAGGCACAG GTTACTAGCTTAGTTAGGAAGGGTGCTCGTAAGATAACTCTCAGCATTGGCGATGGTGCTAATGATGTAAGCATGATTCAAGCCGCTCATGTTGGGATTGGCATTAGTGGACAAGAAGGGATGCAAGCAGTTATGGCTAGTGATTTTGCCATCGCTCAATTTCGTTATCTTACTGATTTACTTCTTGTACATGGACGGTGGTCATACTTGAGATTGTGCAAG GTTATCACATACTTCTTCTACAAGAATCTGACGTTTACGCTAACTCAGTTCTGGTTCACTTTCCAAACTGGCTTTTCTGGTCAGCGGTTTTATGACGACTGGTTCCAGTCGCTGTATAATGTCATTTTCACAGCGCTACCTGTAATTATGGTTGGATTATTTGATAAG GATGTGAGTGCATCTCTATCAAAGAAATACCCACAACTTTACCAGGAAGGAATCAGGAATACATTCTTCAAGTGGAAAGTGATAGCGGTGTGGGGTTTCTTTGCTTTCTACCAGTCAATAGTGTTTTATTACTTCACTGCAGCTGCAAGTCAGCATGGTCATGGCTCATCTGGCAAGATTCTTGGTCAATGGGATGTTAGCACGATGGCCTTTACTTGTGTTGTGGTTACTGTGAACCTCCGCCTCCTCATGTCATGCAACTCTATTACGAGATGGCATTATTTCAGTGTAGCCGGCAGTATAGCAGCCTGGTTTCTGTTTATCTTTATATACTCTGCCATAATGACATCATTTGACAGACAG GAAAATGTATACTTTGTGATTTATGTTCTGATGAGTACCTTTTTCTTCTACCTGACACTAATTCTTGTTCCGGTCATCGCTCTCTTTGGTGACTTCCTATATTTATC GCTTCAGCGATGGCTATTCCCCTATGACTACCAAgttgttcaagagatgcacaaggATGACCCCCATGAATACAGCATGATACGTCTTCCAGAGAGGAGCCATTTGAGCCCTGAAGAAGCAAGAAGCTATGCGATTTCCATGCTCCCCCGAGAGAACTCCAAGCACACTGGTTTTGCTTTCGACTCCCCGGGCTATGAGTCATTTTTTGCATCACAGCAAGGTGTCTGTGTGCCTCACAAGCCATGGGATGTCGCAAGGAGAGCCAGCAtgaagcagcagcggcagcagccaCAACGAACAGGAAGGTCTTAA
- the LOC123180881 gene encoding phospholipid-transporting ATPase 3 isoform X2, giving the protein MISILSTTPISPVHPVTNVVPLSLVLLVSLIKEAFEDWKRFQNDMSINNAHVDVLQGQKWESSPWKRLQVGDIVRIKQDSYFPADLLFLSSTNADGVCYIETANLDGETNLKIRKALEKTWDYVLPEKASEFKGEIQCEQPNNSLYTFTGNLIVDKQTIPISPNQILLRGCSLRNTEYIVAVVIFTGHETKVMMNSMNVPSKRSTLEKKLDKLILALFATLFTMCVIGAIGSGVFINEKYFYLGLRGRVEDQFNPKNRLVVTILTMFTLITLYSTIIPISLYVSIEMIKFIQCAQFINNDLNMYHAESNTPALARTSNLNEELGQVEYIFSDKTGTLTRNLMEFFKCSIGGEIYGTGITEIEKGGAERAGVRIDDDEDKRSATAVHEKGFNFDDTRIMRGAWRNEPNPEACMEFFRCLAICHTVLPEGEETPEKITYQAASPDEAALVAAAKNFGFFFYRRTPTTVMVRESHVDRMGSMQDVAYEILNVLEFNSTRKRQSVVCRFPNGKLVLYCKGADNVIYERLADGNYDIKKTSREHLEQFGSAGLRTLCLAYRDLSMDQYKSWNEKFVQAKSSLRDRDKKLDEVAELIEKDLILIGCTAIEDKLQEGVPACIETLSAAGIKIWVLTGDKMETAINIAYACSLVNNDTKQFIISSETDTIREAEDRGDPVEIARVIKESVKQSLRSYLEEARRSLSNTPERKLAFIIDGRCLMYALDPALRVNLLGLSLICHSVVCCRVSPLQKAQVTSLVRKGARKITLSIGDGANDVSMIQAAHVGIGISGQEGMQAVMASDFAIAQFRYLTDLLLVHGRWSYLRLCKVITYFFYKNLTFTLTQFWFTFQTGFSGQRFYDDWFQSLYNVIFTALPVIMVGLFDKDVSASLSKKYPQLYQEGIRNTFFKWKVIAVWGFFAFYQSIVFYYFTAAASQHGHGSSGKILGQWDVSTMAFTCVVVTVNLRLLMSCNSITRWHYFSVAGSIAAWFLFIFIYSAIMTSFDRQENVYFVIYVLMSTFFFYLTLILVPVIALFGDFLYLSLQRWLFPYDYQVVQEMHKDDPHEYSMIRLPERSHLSPEEARSYAISMLPRENSKHTGFAFDSPGYESFFASQQGVCVPHKPWDVARRASMKQQRQQPQRTGRS; this is encoded by the exons ATGATTTCAATCTTGTCGACTACACCAATTAg TCCAGTCCACCCTGTCACCAACGTGGTTCCCCTTAGTCTAGTACTTTTGGTGTCACTCATCAAGGAAGCTTTTGAGGACTGG AAACGTTTCCAGAATGATATGTCAATTAATAATGCACATGTCGATGTATTGCAAGGTCAAAAATGGGAAAGTAGTCCATGGAAAAGACTGCAGGTTGGAGATATTGTGAGG ATCAAGCAAGACAGTTATTTCCCTGCTGATTTGCTCTTCCTATCGAGTACGAATGCTGATGGTGTCTGCTATATAGAG acaGCAAATCTTGATGGGGAAACCAACCTGAAAATAAGGAAGGCTTTGGAGAAAACTTGGGACTATGTTCTTCCTGAAAAGGCTTCGGAATTCAAAG GTGAAATACAGTGTGAACAGCCAAACAATTCGCTTTACACATTTACCGGTAATCTTATTGTGGACAAGCAAACCATACCAATTTCACCAAACCAAATACTTCTAAGG GGATGCAGCCTTCGTAATACCGAGTACATTGTTGCGGTTGTTATATTCACGGGCCACGAGACGAAA GTTATGATGAACTCAATGAATGTTCCTTCTAAAAGAAGCACATTGGAGAAAAAGCTAGACAAGCTTATTCTAGCTCTATTTGCAACCCTCTTTACGATGTGTGTCATTGGTGCTATTGGAAG TGGTGTGTTCATTAATGAGAAATACTTCTATCTTGGATTGCGTGGGCGTGTCGAGGACCAGTTTAATCCCAAGAACAGACTTgtg GTGACCATTTTAACCATGTTTACTCTAATAACTCTGTACTCAACGATCATCCCCATATCTCTTTACGTGTCCATTGAG ATGATCAAATTCATTCAGTGCGCACAGTTTATTAACAATGATCTGAATATGTATCATGCTGAGAGCAACACCccagctttggcccgtacttctaaTCTGAATGAGGAACTTGGGCAG GTTGAGTATATATTTTCTGACAAAACTGGAACACTTACAAGAAACTTGATGGAATTCTTTAAATGTTCAATTGGCGGGGAAATATATGGAACTGGCATTACAGAGATTGAGAAGGGAGGAGCTGAGCGAGCTGGAGTCAGAATTGATGATGATGAG GATAAAAGATCAGCCACTGCAGTTCATGAGAAAGGATTCAACTTCGACGACACTAGAATAATGCGTGGTGCATGGAGAAATGAACCTAATCCTGAGGCCTGCATG GAATTCTTCAGATGCCTGGCAATCTGTCATACGGTTCTTCCTGAGGGCGAGGAGACACCGGAAAAGATCACTTATCAAGCTGCCTCTCCTGATGAGGCCGCACTTGTGGCTGCAGCAAAGAATTTCGGTTTCTTTTTTTATAG ACGTACGCCGACCACAGTAATGGTTCGTGAATCACATGTTGATAGGATGGGTAGTATGCAAGACGTTGCCTATGAAATTCTGAATGTTTTGGAATTTAACAG TACAAGGAAGCGCCAATCTGTGGTTTGCCGCTTTCCAAATGGAAAACTTGTTCTCTACTGCAAG GGTGCTGATAATGTCATCTATGAACGTTTAGCTGATGGAAATTATGACATTAAAAAGACAAGCAGAGAACATCTAGAGCAATTTGGATCTGCTGGCTTGCGTACACTTTGCCTTGCTTATCGAGATCTCAGCATGGACCAATACAAAAGCTGGAATGAGAAGTTCGTGCAAGCTAAATCTTCTTTACGTGACCGCGATAAGAAGCTTGATGAG GTGGCTGAATTGATTGAGAAGGACCTTATATTGATAGGTTGCACTGCTATTGAAGACAAACTGCAAGAAGGGGTGCCAGCCTGCATCGAAACTCTTTCTGCAGCTGGCATAAAAATTTGGGTGCTAACTGGAGATAAAATGGAAACAGCAATTAATATAGCATACG CATGCAGCCTGGTGAACAACGACAcgaaacagttcatcatcagttcAGAGACAGACACAATTAGAGAGGCTGAGGACAGG GGTGACCCTGTGGAAATTGCGCGAGTTATCAAAGAGTCGGTAAAACAGAGTCTAAGAAGTTACCTCGAGGAAGCCCGCCGTTCTCTAAGTAACACACCGGAACGAAAGTTGGCTTTCATTATTGATGGAAGATGCTTGATGTATGCTCTAGACCCAGCTCTGCGTGTGAATCTTCTTGGTTTGAGTTTAATTTGTCACTCAGTTGTATGTTGTCGAGTTTCTCCACTGCAAAAGGCACAG GTTACTAGCTTAGTTAGGAAGGGTGCTCGTAAGATAACTCTCAGCATTGGCGATGGTGCTAATGATGTAAGCATGATTCAAGCCGCTCATGTTGGGATTGGCATTAGTGGACAAGAAGGGATGCAAGCAGTTATGGCTAGTGATTTTGCCATCGCTCAATTTCGTTATCTTACTGATTTACTTCTTGTACATGGACGGTGGTCATACTTGAGATTGTGCAAG GTTATCACATACTTCTTCTACAAGAATCTGACGTTTACGCTAACTCAGTTCTGGTTCACTTTCCAAACTGGCTTTTCTGGTCAGCGGTTTTATGACGACTGGTTCCAGTCGCTGTATAATGTCATTTTCACAGCGCTACCTGTAATTATGGTTGGATTATTTGATAAG GATGTGAGTGCATCTCTATCAAAGAAATACCCACAACTTTACCAGGAAGGAATCAGGAATACATTCTTCAAGTGGAAAGTGATAGCGGTGTGGGGTTTCTTTGCTTTCTACCAGTCAATAGTGTTTTATTACTTCACTGCAGCTGCAAGTCAGCATGGTCATGGCTCATCTGGCAAGATTCTTGGTCAATGGGATGTTAGCACGATGGCCTTTACTTGTGTTGTGGTTACTGTGAACCTCCGCCTCCTCATGTCATGCAACTCTATTACGAGATGGCATTATTTCAGTGTAGCCGGCAGTATAGCAGCCTGGTTTCTGTTTATCTTTATATACTCTGCCATAATGACATCATTTGACAGACAG GAAAATGTATACTTTGTGATTTATGTTCTGATGAGTACCTTTTTCTTCTACCTGACACTAATTCTTGTTCCGGTCATCGCTCTCTTTGGTGACTTCCTATATTTATC GCTTCAGCGATGGCTATTCCCCTATGACTACCAAgttgttcaagagatgcacaaggATGACCCCCATGAATACAGCATGATACGTCTTCCAGAGAGGAGCCATTTGAGCCCTGAAGAAGCAAGAAGCTATGCGATTTCCATGCTCCCCCGAGAGAACTCCAAGCACACTGGTTTTGCTTTCGACTCCCCGGGCTATGAGTCATTTTTTGCATCACAGCAAGGTGTCTGTGTGCCTCACAAGCCATGGGATGTCGCAAGGAGAGCCAGCAtgaagcagcagcggcagcagccaCAACGAACAGGAAGGTCTTAA
- the LOC123180881 gene encoding phospholipid-transporting ATPase 3 isoform X1: MSSRIKEMVRVATARLGGEPSPRAGPSQPGRAESSRTARLGGGGASLRRQPQPQAPTVRTIYCNDREANAPVAYKGNSVSTTKYSVLTFLPKGLFEQFRRVANLYFLMISILSTTPISPVHPVTNVVPLSLVLLVSLIKEAFEDWKRFQNDMSINNAHVDVLQGQKWESSPWKRLQVGDIVRIKQDSYFPADLLFLSSTNADGVCYIETANLDGETNLKIRKALEKTWDYVLPEKASEFKGEIQCEQPNNSLYTFTGNLIVDKQTIPISPNQILLRGCSLRNTEYIVAVVIFTGHETKVMMNSMNVPSKRSTLEKKLDKLILALFATLFTMCVIGAIGSGVFINEKYFYLGLRGRVEDQFNPKNRLVVTILTMFTLITLYSTIIPISLYVSIEMIKFIQCAQFINNDLNMYHAESNTPALARTSNLNEELGQVEYIFSDKTGTLTRNLMEFFKCSIGGEIYGTGITEIEKGGAERAGVRIDDDEDKRSATAVHEKGFNFDDTRIMRGAWRNEPNPEACMEFFRCLAICHTVLPEGEETPEKITYQAASPDEAALVAAAKNFGFFFYRRTPTTVMVRESHVDRMGSMQDVAYEILNVLEFNSTRKRQSVVCRFPNGKLVLYCKGADNVIYERLADGNYDIKKTSREHLEQFGSAGLRTLCLAYRDLSMDQYKSWNEKFVQAKSSLRDRDKKLDEVAELIEKDLILIGCTAIEDKLQEGVPACIETLSAAGIKIWVLTGDKMETAINIAYACSLVNNDTKQFIISSETDTIREAEDRGDPVEIARVIKESVKQSLRSYLEEARRSLSNTPERKLAFIIDGRCLMYALDPALRVNLLGLSLICHSVVCCRVSPLQKAQVTSLVRKGARKITLSIGDGANDVSMIQAAHVGIGISGQEGMQAVMASDFAIAQFRYLTDLLLVHGRWSYLRLCKVITYFFYKNLTFTLTQFWFTFQTGFSGQRFYDDWFQSLYNVIFTALPVIMVGLFDKDVSASLSKKYPQLYQEGIRNTFFKWKVIAVWGFFAFYQSIVFYYFTAAASQHGHGSSGKILGQWDVSTMAFTCVVVTVNLRLLMSCNSITRWHYFSVAGSIAAWFLFIFIYSAIMTSFDRQENVYFVIYVLMSTFFFYLTLILVPVIALFGDFLYLSLQRWLFPYDYQVVQEMHKDDPHEYSMIRLPERSHLSPEEARSYAISMLPRENSKHTGFAFDSPGYESFFASQQGVCVPHKPWDVARRASMKQQRQQPQRTGRS, encoded by the exons ATGAGCTCGCGGATAAAGGAGATGGTGCGGGTGGCCACTGCACGGCTGGGCGGCGAGCCTTCGCCGCGGGCGGGGCCTTCTCAGCCCGGGCGCGCGGAGTCGTCCAGGACGGCACGGCTCGGCGGCGGAGGCGCCAGCCTCCGGCGGCAGCCCCAACCGCAAGCGCCCACCGTGCGCACCATCTACTGCAACGACCGCGAGGCCAACGCGCCCGTCGCATACAAG GGAAATTCTGTATCGACTACAAAGTACAGCGTATTGACATTTCTACCTAAAGGATTGTTTGAACAG TTCAGGCGGGTGGCAAATCTTTACTTCCTCATGATTTCAATCTTGTCGACTACACCAATTAg TCCAGTCCACCCTGTCACCAACGTGGTTCCCCTTAGTCTAGTACTTTTGGTGTCACTCATCAAGGAAGCTTTTGAGGACTGG AAACGTTTCCAGAATGATATGTCAATTAATAATGCACATGTCGATGTATTGCAAGGTCAAAAATGGGAAAGTAGTCCATGGAAAAGACTGCAGGTTGGAGATATTGTGAGG ATCAAGCAAGACAGTTATTTCCCTGCTGATTTGCTCTTCCTATCGAGTACGAATGCTGATGGTGTCTGCTATATAGAG acaGCAAATCTTGATGGGGAAACCAACCTGAAAATAAGGAAGGCTTTGGAGAAAACTTGGGACTATGTTCTTCCTGAAAAGGCTTCGGAATTCAAAG GTGAAATACAGTGTGAACAGCCAAACAATTCGCTTTACACATTTACCGGTAATCTTATTGTGGACAAGCAAACCATACCAATTTCACCAAACCAAATACTTCTAAGG GGATGCAGCCTTCGTAATACCGAGTACATTGTTGCGGTTGTTATATTCACGGGCCACGAGACGAAA GTTATGATGAACTCAATGAATGTTCCTTCTAAAAGAAGCACATTGGAGAAAAAGCTAGACAAGCTTATTCTAGCTCTATTTGCAACCCTCTTTACGATGTGTGTCATTGGTGCTATTGGAAG TGGTGTGTTCATTAATGAGAAATACTTCTATCTTGGATTGCGTGGGCGTGTCGAGGACCAGTTTAATCCCAAGAACAGACTTgtg GTGACCATTTTAACCATGTTTACTCTAATAACTCTGTACTCAACGATCATCCCCATATCTCTTTACGTGTCCATTGAG ATGATCAAATTCATTCAGTGCGCACAGTTTATTAACAATGATCTGAATATGTATCATGCTGAGAGCAACACCccagctttggcccgtacttctaaTCTGAATGAGGAACTTGGGCAG GTTGAGTATATATTTTCTGACAAAACTGGAACACTTACAAGAAACTTGATGGAATTCTTTAAATGTTCAATTGGCGGGGAAATATATGGAACTGGCATTACAGAGATTGAGAAGGGAGGAGCTGAGCGAGCTGGAGTCAGAATTGATGATGATGAG GATAAAAGATCAGCCACTGCAGTTCATGAGAAAGGATTCAACTTCGACGACACTAGAATAATGCGTGGTGCATGGAGAAATGAACCTAATCCTGAGGCCTGCATG GAATTCTTCAGATGCCTGGCAATCTGTCATACGGTTCTTCCTGAGGGCGAGGAGACACCGGAAAAGATCACTTATCAAGCTGCCTCTCCTGATGAGGCCGCACTTGTGGCTGCAGCAAAGAATTTCGGTTTCTTTTTTTATAG ACGTACGCCGACCACAGTAATGGTTCGTGAATCACATGTTGATAGGATGGGTAGTATGCAAGACGTTGCCTATGAAATTCTGAATGTTTTGGAATTTAACAG TACAAGGAAGCGCCAATCTGTGGTTTGCCGCTTTCCAAATGGAAAACTTGTTCTCTACTGCAAG GGTGCTGATAATGTCATCTATGAACGTTTAGCTGATGGAAATTATGACATTAAAAAGACAAGCAGAGAACATCTAGAGCAATTTGGATCTGCTGGCTTGCGTACACTTTGCCTTGCTTATCGAGATCTCAGCATGGACCAATACAAAAGCTGGAATGAGAAGTTCGTGCAAGCTAAATCTTCTTTACGTGACCGCGATAAGAAGCTTGATGAG GTGGCTGAATTGATTGAGAAGGACCTTATATTGATAGGTTGCACTGCTATTGAAGACAAACTGCAAGAAGGGGTGCCAGCCTGCATCGAAACTCTTTCTGCAGCTGGCATAAAAATTTGGGTGCTAACTGGAGATAAAATGGAAACAGCAATTAATATAGCATACG CATGCAGCCTGGTGAACAACGACAcgaaacagttcatcatcagttcAGAGACAGACACAATTAGAGAGGCTGAGGACAGG GGTGACCCTGTGGAAATTGCGCGAGTTATCAAAGAGTCGGTAAAACAGAGTCTAAGAAGTTACCTCGAGGAAGCCCGCCGTTCTCTAAGTAACACACCGGAACGAAAGTTGGCTTTCATTATTGATGGAAGATGCTTGATGTATGCTCTAGACCCAGCTCTGCGTGTGAATCTTCTTGGTTTGAGTTTAATTTGTCACTCAGTTGTATGTTGTCGAGTTTCTCCACTGCAAAAGGCACAG GTTACTAGCTTAGTTAGGAAGGGTGCTCGTAAGATAACTCTCAGCATTGGCGATGGTGCTAATGATGTAAGCATGATTCAAGCCGCTCATGTTGGGATTGGCATTAGTGGACAAGAAGGGATGCAAGCAGTTATGGCTAGTGATTTTGCCATCGCTCAATTTCGTTATCTTACTGATTTACTTCTTGTACATGGACGGTGGTCATACTTGAGATTGTGCAAG GTTATCACATACTTCTTCTACAAGAATCTGACGTTTACGCTAACTCAGTTCTGGTTCACTTTCCAAACTGGCTTTTCTGGTCAGCGGTTTTATGACGACTGGTTCCAGTCGCTGTATAATGTCATTTTCACAGCGCTACCTGTAATTATGGTTGGATTATTTGATAAG GATGTGAGTGCATCTCTATCAAAGAAATACCCACAACTTTACCAGGAAGGAATCAGGAATACATTCTTCAAGTGGAAAGTGATAGCGGTGTGGGGTTTCTTTGCTTTCTACCAGTCAATAGTGTTTTATTACTTCACTGCAGCTGCAAGTCAGCATGGTCATGGCTCATCTGGCAAGATTCTTGGTCAATGGGATGTTAGCACGATGGCCTTTACTTGTGTTGTGGTTACTGTGAACCTCCGCCTCCTCATGTCATGCAACTCTATTACGAGATGGCATTATTTCAGTGTAGCCGGCAGTATAGCAGCCTGGTTTCTGTTTATCTTTATATACTCTGCCATAATGACATCATTTGACAGACAG GAAAATGTATACTTTGTGATTTATGTTCTGATGAGTACCTTTTTCTTCTACCTGACACTAATTCTTGTTCCGGTCATCGCTCTCTTTGGTGACTTCCTATATTTATC GCTTCAGCGATGGCTATTCCCCTATGACTACCAAgttgttcaagagatgcacaaggATGACCCCCATGAATACAGCATGATACGTCTTCCAGAGAGGAGCCATTTGAGCCCTGAAGAAGCAAGAAGCTATGCGATTTCCATGCTCCCCCGAGAGAACTCCAAGCACACTGGTTTTGCTTTCGACTCCCCGGGCTATGAGTCATTTTTTGCATCACAGCAAGGTGTCTGTGTGCCTCACAAGCCATGGGATGTCGCAAGGAGAGCCAGCAtgaagcagcagcggcagcagccaCAACGAACAGGAAGGTCTTAA